The segment GGGCGCGTCTCAGCGGTTCAACTGCAGCCTAGCGTGCGCCGACGGCGCGGCGGCCGACGTGCGTTGGCGGGGTCTGGACACCAGCCTGGGCGCGGTGCAGTCGGCTGTGGGCAGGAGCACGCTCACCGTGCACCGCGCCTCGCCCGCGGCGGCCGGCACGCACGTGTGCGTGGGCTCCTGCGGGGACCTCACCTTCCAGCGGACCGTGCAGCTCGTGGTTTACGGTGAGCgcgcaccccagccccaccccgtgcgggcctggcccagggccggcTCCCCCTGGGAGCCCTCCGGGaggcccctgcctcctccagggccgGGGCCCTTCCGCCCGGCACGGTCCTGACCTCTGAGCTCTCACCCACAGCCTTTCCCGACGAGCTGACCGTGTCCCCGCCGGCACTGGTGCCCGGGCAGGACCTGCAGGTGGCCTGCACGGCCCACAACGTCACCCCCTGGCACCCCgacttcctctccttctccctgctcgctgggggccaggagctggagggggccgaggccctgggcctggagctgggcccggaggaggaggaggagctgctgttCCACGTGACGGAGCGCTGGCGGCTGCCGGCCCTGGGGACCCCCGGCCCGCGGGCCCTGCGCTGCCAGGCCACCATGAGGCTGCAGGGCCTGGAGCTGAGCCGGGCCCGGGACATCCCAGGTGAGCCCGTGCGGGTTCACCAGGACATGggcacagcctggccctgccctgtgcccagctgGGAAGTGCACAGGGCCCTCCTTGTAGCGCCCAGGGGTTGTGTCACCTCGTGTCCTCGTGGGGAACCTGTGGGGAGAAGGGACTGCAGCTTCAGTCTGCCCCTGTGGCGGCAGTGGGCAGTGGTCACCACGCAGCCCTCACGGCTCCCACCTGCCTCTGGCCAGAGCCCTTGCTCCGCGCcctggctctcccctcccccggaTGGGGGCCCTGGTTCCCAGCACAGAGCTCCGGCGAGGCCATGGGGAAGGGGCTCGGGGGACGGGAGGGGGACACAGGGGATGAgtgggagccccccacccccagtggcaAGGGCTGGCCAGGGCACAGCCCCTCTGCGCACAGGGAGGCTGGCCACTCTGGTCCCTTGTTCAAGGGAGGGAACTGAGGCCCGGGGAGACCAAGCAGCAGcctggcccccgcccccagccgggATACCTGCGGTGGACCAGATGGTCCTGAGAGGAGCCTCCCAGGGATTTTGACCCAACCCCTGGCCCACACTGGGTCGCTGGCCTGGGGCAGCCGGGAGAGCAAACGGCTACTCTTTCTTTCCAGTCCTGCACGGCCAGACCACCTTGAAGACCCCAGGGCCGACCTCGCCCGAGCCTCCGGATCCAGGACCCCAGGAGCACCCCAACCAGACGTCCCGGGAGCCCCTCCACCCAATCTCCCCAAAGCCTCTAGACCCATACTCCCCCAACCCGACCCCTCAGAAGCCCCCCGACCAGACGACGTCCCAGGAGCCCCCCGACCCAATTTCCCCAAAGCCTCCAGACCCATACTCCCCCAACCCGACCCCTCGGAAGCCCCCCGACCTGACTTCCTGGGAGCCCCCCGACATGGCCTCCCCCACAGGGACCTGCCGCCCCAAGATCCTCCAGGCGCCCCAGCCCTCGGCAGCGAAGGCGCACCTGGAGCTGCTGTGCGAGGTGGCCTGCGGCCCTGGCGTGGCCGTGCACTGGACCCTGGCCCCGGGGGGCCTGGCAGCCTACGAGAGGACCGAGGCTGGGGCCCGGGCCTGGCTGAGGGTGCCCCTGACCAGGGACAGCCCCGAGGGCTGGTTCCAGTGTCGCATGGAGCCAGGGGGCCAGGTGGCCAGCCTGTATGTCCACGGCAGGCAGGAAGGTGAGTGCCGGCCCGGCAGTGGGGAGAGGGCAGCCAGGAAAGGGGCAGCCGGGGCCCTGCCGCTGACCAGGGCCGCCCCGAGAGCCGGGGAGCCGCGGGCTCTGAGCTTCGTGGCCGCGGAGCGCCTGCCCCTGCTGTCTGACCCCGAGGCCCAGTGCAAGGGGGCGGTCAGCTTCCAGGGAGGCTGTGCCCCCAGGAAccccggggcgggggcagaggggaggacgCGCTCCGCCCTGATCGACCCCTTTGTCTTGCTCCTGCAGCCGCGATGCCGCCCCTGGCCCTGTGGACCAGCGGCCTGGCgctggcgctgctgctgctgctggctgcccTCGCCAGCCACCTGCGGAGACGctgccgccgccccgccccgcggtgAGGACCCCGCCCGCCAGGTCCTCCGAGGGCTGCGGTGACCCTTCCCCGGCGGCCGCGCCCGGCCTCCCCAGCTGGAATAAAGGCCCGTGGGTCCGGCCATGACGTCTCCTAAGGGTCTGGGGTCGCCAGGGGAGGGCACGCTGCAGCGCGGAGCGTGGTAGCCTGctaggccggggcggggggcgggggggcgccaGCCTCGAGAGGACGCCCGGCCCGAAGGCTCCGGAGTCTACAAGAGTTAGGGTCGCAAGGAGCGCGGCGTGAGGGGCCCCCTAGGCGGTAGAACCTGGGCCAACATCCTGCGGGCAGCAGGGAGACTCCAGCGGACCCCCAGGCCCGCTGCAGGGGGCTGAGGAGGGCGTCCCCCCGGGGTGAGCCCTTCAGACGCAGGCACGGTTGGGCGAAGGTCGGCTGAGCTCGCCCCGAACACGGAGGCCCAGGGCCACAGGCCGCACTCAGTCCCCGGGTCGGGGAGTGTCCAGTGCCCGGCTTCCCTGGGAACCAGCGAGATCGGTTGCTAGGAGACCCTGCCACTAAAGGGCTTGCCCCTCACCAAGATGGCGACCAGAATTTCATGCCAGAAATGAAGCCTTTCCCAGGAAGCCATTTTGGAATCTGGCAAGATTCATGTTGCGCGCCCGGGGCGGGGCGTCGTTGAGGAGCTGGGAAAAGCGGGGAAGCGAGCCTTCCGCCCTTAACAAAGATGGCCTCCCGGGGCTTCCGCGCTCTGTGAAACATGGCGGAGCTTCCGGTCCCGCTGCCCTCCGCGACCATGGCGGCGGTGGAGAAGCGGCGGCCGGCGGCATCGACGGCCAGTTTCGCGGACAGCGGCCGGCCATCGGTGTcccgcgcggcggcggcggccgagagCGAGGAGGACTTTCTGCGGCAGGTCGGCGTGACGGAGATGCTGCGCGCGGCCCTGCTGAAGGTGCTGGAGGCGCGGCCCGAGGAGCCCATCGCCTTCCTGGCGCACTACTTCGAGAACATGGGCCTGCGCTCGCCTACGAACGGCGGCGCCGGGGAGCCCCCgggccagctcctgctgcagcAGCAGCGCCTAGGCCGCGCGCTGTGGCACCTTCGCCTGGCTCACCACTCGCAGAGGTGCGCGGCGGGCGGCCCGGCGGGCGGCCGGACTACAACTCCCAGGGTGCCCCGCGCGGCTCCCCCGCTCTGGTGGGCGCGCGAGGCGTGCTGGAAGCTGCTGGGGGTCGGGGTGGGTTTCGCCGTGTGTGAGGCCTCGCGTGGCTCAGTTTCCCCTTACCCTTGGCTTTGAAGGCGGCCTCATAGCCCAGGGAGGGCGGGGCCCGGACGCCCCTTCCTGCGgaggggacggggcggggggcggggagggtccTGCCCCCCTGAGGGGTGCGGGGCCCGCAGGTGTCTGGAGTAGGTTGGGTGGGGGCGACGGCGCCGCCCGGTGTCCGCTGTCTGCTAGGGCCTCCAGGGGACCGACAGCTGGTCACTGCCAGGCTCCTGGGGACGGACAACTGGTCACTGCCAGGTTCCTGGGGACGGACAGCTGGTCACTGCCAGGCTCCTGGGGACGGACAGCTGGTCACTGCCAGGCTCCGTGGCCCCCAAGCACAAGCGGACACCAGGTGACGCCCCCATGGCCACCAAGGGGCAGAGAGACGGCCCCTGAGGCCTTCCCGGGAGCCACGCGGGGACCCTGGTGAGGTCCGTGCCCGGCCCCAGGAGTCCTGGCCAGGGTCCCC is part of the Oryctolagus cuniculus chromosome 16, mOryCun1.1, whole genome shotgun sequence genome and harbors:
- the MADCAM1 gene encoding mucosal addressin cell adhesion molecule 1 translates to MGPSAALLLAGSLGLLRAGGGQPLRVEPSEPVVAVAVGASQRFNCSLACADGAAADVRWRGLDTSLGAVQSAVGRSTLTVHRASPAAAGTHVCVGSCGDLTFQRTVQLVVYAFPDELTVSPPALVPGQDLQVACTAHNVTPWHPDFLSFSLLAGGQELEGAEALGLELGPEEEEELLFHVTERWRLPALGTPGPRALRCQATMRLQGLELSRARDIPVLHGQTTLKTPGPTSPEPPDPGPQEHPNQTSREPLHPISPKPLDPYSPNPTPQKPPDQTTSQEPPDPISPKPPDPYSPNPTPRKPPDLTSWEPPDMASPTGTCRPKILQAPQPSAAKAHLELLCEVACGPGVAVHWTLAPGGLAAYERTEAGARAWLRVPLTRDSPEGWFQCRMEPGGQVASLYVHGRQEAAMPPLALWTSGLALALLLLLAALASHLRRRCRRPAPR